One part of the Dermacentor silvarum isolate Dsil-2018 chromosome 6, BIME_Dsil_1.4, whole genome shotgun sequence genome encodes these proteins:
- the LOC119457040 gene encoding acetylcholinesterase-1-like isoform X1, which produces MKSVTFAVVWREICPINALIAKTSVLFLFTVTALASDAPVIRIDSGLVTGQRIEVGGKQLYAYLGIPYAQPPIGDYRFRKPERIAHWEGVYNASSKPKPCRQLPIPLVGRLSLNYSGSSEDCLYMNVWTPSSACLNSKTENCKKKLPVVVFIHGGGFQWGDSALFLHDPANSVALSGIVYVTFNYRVGLHGFLSLEIPELPGNVGLWDQNLALKWVRKNIAAFGGNPDEITVDGQSAGSISAALQAASPHSKGLFQRLILQSGLPMSLAMGEYFRGKGKFISIAGFLGCYDSKRTLDEQLTESIGCLRRMEPAELITKLESLDLVQQTFAPNDNDEFLPFSVASSEPWSNLNVKELIIGTTENEAGIFFHLAIMTFPELVEILMTEYRTVCTIVITQALGLPMMQARSIVSAYFGDGDDDISYEELRDIVSQMIGDVLFDCPAQLFADTTSKSGVKTYRYVFAHKGSHSIFPKWMGVTHGEDVLYTLGSLPFLKDKSRYTDPFGDIGKRFLATQDYTAEDEGFMKEVVSAWNSFASTGKPVIPHLNVDWPEYTMGNPQMLVLKPNNYTIVQDTKRERCKLWKPVLYKSDDSLKAEKAPALSLPNQVCARPRRKRYRALAKRTSCPRLQR; this is translated from the exons ATGAAATCCGTCACTTTCGCAGTTGTCTGGCGGGAAATATGCCCAATTAATGCATTAATCGCGAAGACGTCTGTTCTCTTTTTGTTCACAGTGACGGCGTTGGCAAGTGATGCACCTGTCATTCGAATCGACTCGGGACTTGTCACCGGCCAGAGAATTGAGGTTGGCGGAAAGCAACTCTACGCTTATCTCGGAATACCTTACGCGCAACCTCCCATTGGTGACTATCGCTTCCGAAAGCCAGAACGTATTGCTCATTGGGAGGGTGTGTACAACGCCTCGAGCAAGCCCAAGCCCTGCCGTCAGCTTCCAATACCTCTGGTAGGAAGGCTATCACTGAACTACTCCGGATCGTCAGAGGACTGTCTTTACATGAACGTTTGGACGCCTTCATCTGCGTGCCTAAATAGTAAGACGGAGAACTGCAAGAAGAAGCTTCCGGTAGTCGTCTTTATTCATGGTGGTGGTTTCCAGTGGGGTGACTCAGCCCTCTTCCTCCACGATCCGGCCAATTCCGTTGCCCTGTCAGGCATTGTGTACGTGACTTTCAACTACCGCGTGGGTCTTCATGGATTCCTCTCTCTCGAGATCCCAGAGTTGCCCGGAAACGTTGGCCTTTGGGACCAGAACCTCGCCCTGAAATGGGTGCGCAAGAATATAGCCGCTTTTGGTGGCAACCCTGACGAAATCACTGTAGACGGCCAGAGCGCTGGCTCCATATCGGCGGCTCTTCAAGCTGCCTCCCCACATAGTAAGGGGCTGTTCCAAAGATTAATTCTGCAAAGCGGATTGCCCATGAGCCTTGCTATGGGTGAATACTTTAGGGGAAAAGGTAAATTCATCAGCATAGCCGGGTTTCTTGGTTGCTATGACTCGAAGAGAACGCTCGACGAGCAGCTCACTGAATCTATCGGCTGCCTGCGCCGTATGGAACCCGCGGAACTGATAACGAAACTCGAGTCGCTTGACCTCGTGCAGCAGACCTTCGCGCCCAACGACAACGACGAATTCTTGCCTTTCTCAGTTGCCTCTTCGGAACCATGGAGTAACCTAAATGTCAAGGAGCTGATTATTGGAACAACGGAGAATGAGGCTGGGATCTTCTTCCATCTCGCTATCATGACATTCCCAGAACTGGTGGAGATCCTAATGACAGAGTACAGGACGGTGTGCACAATTGTTATAACTCAGGCACTCGGGCTTCCCATGATGCAAGCGCGCAGTATAGTGAGCGCTTATttcggtgacggcgacgacgacatcaGCTACGAAGAGCTCCGAGACATTGTAAGTCAGATGATTGGCGATGTACTCTttgactgccctgcgcagctgtTTGCGGACACAACGTCTAAAAGTGGCGTCAAGACGTATAGGTATGTGTTCGCGCACAAGGGATCCCACAGCATCTTCCCTAAATGGATGGGTGTAACGCATGGTGAGGACGTGCTGTACACTCTCGGCTCGCTTCCTTTTCTTAAAGACAAGAGCCGATATACCGACCCTTTCGGTGACATTGGCAAGAGATTCCTGGCAACCCAGGACTACACCGCCGAAGACGAGGGCTTCATGAAAGAAGTCGTTAGCGCCTGGAATTCCTTTGCGAGTACAGG GAAACCGGTCATTCCTCATCTGAATGTCGACTGGCCTGAGTACACAATGGGAAATCCCCAAATGCTGGTGCTGAAGCCCAACAACTACACCATCGTTCAAGATACCAAGCGAGAACGGTGCAAGCTTTGGAAACCAGTCCTCTACAAAAG TGACGACTCCCTGAAGGCCGAAAAGGCACCAGCGCTAAGCCTACCAAACCAAGTATGCGCACGTCCACGAAGAAAAAGATATCGGGCCTTGGCAAAGAGAACATCGTGTCCGCGTCTCCAGCGATGA